The following are encoded together in the Cheilinus undulatus linkage group 3, ASM1832078v1, whole genome shotgun sequence genome:
- the il19l gene encoding LOW QUALITY PROTEIN: interleukin 19 like (The sequence of the model RefSeq protein was modified relative to this genomic sequence to represent the inferred CDS: inserted 1 base in 1 codon), whose amino-acid sequence MCLRAVPYLVKSPSVEYKRRQHGGTETHLSWDSSADLQTYRSPSKHXKAMKMTLSCSLCLLFLLCSLSGLVESGTLRLDICSVSVHIHELRKYYADIRLNAIAGDSEIGVKLLDKELIKNVQEGQTCCFLRLVLRFYIERVFSNYASSQPQQQRCSSALANAFVSIRRDIHKCHCLCAEETQRTIDSLHAEFNKLEINQAAKKAVGELDTVLDWLEGQKTQA is encoded by the exons atgtgtctgcGTGCCGTGCCGTACCTGGTGAAATCCCCCTCAGTGGAGTATAAGAGGAGACAGCATGGAGGCACAGAGACACATCTCTCCTGGGACTCCTCTGCAGATTTACAGACATACAG GTCTCCATCCAAAC CTAAAGCGATGAAGATGACACTCAGCTGCTCTCTCTGcctgctcttcctcctctgctctctgagtGGATTAGTGGAAAGTGGGACTCTGCGTCTTGACATTTGCTCTGTCAGTGTTCACATACATGAACTGCGCAAATATTACGCTGACATACGCTTAAATGCG ATAGCAGGAGACAGTGAGATCGGAGTGAAACTTCTGGATAAAGAACTAATAAAGAATGTTCAG gAGGGACAGACATGCTGTTTCCTGCGTCTTGTGCTGCGCTTCTATATTGAGAGAGTGTTCAGCAACTATGCCTCCTCTCAGCCACAACAGCAACGCTGCTCCAGCGCTTTAGCCAACGCCTTTGTCAGCATCAGAAGAGATATACATAAATGT CACTGCCTATGTGCAGAAGAGACACAGAGGACAATCGACTCCCTGCATGCTGAGTTTAATAAG CTGGAGATCAACCAGGCGGCCAAGAAAGCTGTTGGAGAACTGGATACTGTGCTGGATTGGCTGGAGGGCCAAAAAACACAGGCGTAA
- the LOC121507100 gene encoding prolargin, translating to MKAGVGLFSALALFLLVGAVFSQRLRPKKPTKRPGTTRKPFVPQPPGPAQPEPQEPTDFPPPILGPPSIYPDCPRECLCSPNYPNSLNCENRNIRVIPVIPSRTHYLYLQNNYISELTAEPFSNASEIRWINLANNRIHRINKQVFEKIPALLYLYAQRNQLKEVPPGLPSSLEQLRLGRNRISKIPSGAFSKMGNLTLLDLYHNQLSDTGLGQNTFKDLKGLMQLNLAHNVLKKMPVGIPNGLIQLFLDKNSIDDIPKDYFKDFTHLAFVRLNRNQLSDKGIPKNVFNISTLLDLQLSHNQLSSVPKFSSHLEHLHLDHNSIESINGTLICPYSIEAVMNDHDLTPRLRYLRLDGNHLSPPIPVDVIMCFRHLHSIVI from the exons ATGAAGGCCGGCGTGGGACTCTTCTCTGCATTGGCTCTGTTCCTCCTGGTGGGGGCAGTGTTCAGCCAGAGACTTCGGCCAAAGAAGCCCACCAAGCGCCCAGGCACCACCAGGAAGCCTTTTGTCCCCCAGCCTCCTGGACCGGCACAGCCAGAGCCCCAGGAACCTACAGACTTCCCCCCACCCATCCTGGGGCCTCCTTCAATATATCCTGACTGTCCCCGAGAGTGTTTATGCTCCCCGAATTATCCAAATTCTCTCAACTGTGAGAACCGGAACATCCGTGTGATCCCTGTCATCCCGTCTAGAACCCACTATCTGTACCTGCAGAACAACTACATCTCAGAGTTGACAGCAGAGCCATTCTCCAATGCCAGTGAGATACGCTGGATCAACTTGGCAAATAACCGCATTCATCGAATAAACAAGCAG GTGTTTGAGAAGATCCCAGCACTGCTGTACCTCTATGCACAGCGTAACCAGCTGAAAGAGGTGCCCCCAGGTCTCCCAAGCAGCCTTGAGCAGCTCCGCCTTGGTAGAAATCGAATCTCTAAGATCCCCTCTGGTGCCTTCAGCAAGATGGGGAACCTGACTCTCCTTGACCTGTACCACAACCAG CTGAGTGACACCGGCCTGGgacaaaacacatttaaagaccTAAAGGGCCTCATGCAGCTCAATCTGGCCCACAATGTCCTGAAAAAGATGCCTGTTGGTATACCTAATGGCCTCATACAGCTTTTCCTGGACAAGAACAGTATAGATGACATCCCAAA AGACTACTTCAAAGACTTCACCCACCTGGCATTTGTGAGGCTGAATCGCAATCAGCTGAGTGATAAAGGTATtcctaaaaatgtgttcaacatATCCACCCTGCTGGACCTGCAGCTGTCCCACAACCAGCTCTCTTCAGTTCCTAAATTCAGCAGTCATCTGGAGCACCTGCATCTTGACCACAACAGCATTGAGA GCATTAACGGCACCCTGATCTGCCCATACAGCATTGAGGCAGTCATGAACGATCACGATCTGACACCCAGGCTAAG GTATCTGCGTTTGGACGGGAATCACCTAAGTCCTCCCATCCCAGTGGATGTCATCATGTGCTTCAGACACCTCCACTCTATCGTCATTTAG